The Celeribacter marinus genome window below encodes:
- a CDS encoding sugar phosphate isomerase/epimerase family protein, giving the protein MKHTLDPHMIRHLSLEDTVRKVAELGYDYVEMSPRPDFFSWWTRPKLYPEKIQSFKKALQENNVGLATIQPMYRWASPYQDEWDMAIKNWKRAIELAVELECPMFVSEFGRGGSPNRSLNDTSGLHRPEVCEGQFFRAMDILVPLLEKEGIKLSLEAHPEDWVEEIHPAIDIIKTINSPMVRASFIAPHTFFYGPNMEANLRATAGLLEHVRLADTYDHNKSSELRYIVNPPESKVRVHQHLDFGQGEIDWDLFFAILAEMKFDGVLSNCVFAWEDRAEDSARFMLAQTKQYLAKHYK; this is encoded by the coding sequence ATGAAGCATACACTTGACCCGCATATGATCCGTCATCTGTCTTTGGAGGATACTGTCCGCAAAGTCGCAGAGCTTGGTTACGACTACGTGGAAATGTCTCCGCGTCCAGATTTCTTTTCGTGGTGGACACGCCCCAAACTGTACCCGGAAAAAATCCAGTCTTTCAAAAAGGCGTTGCAGGAGAACAACGTGGGTCTTGCAACCATTCAGCCGATGTATCGCTGGGCCAGCCCGTACCAAGACGAGTGGGACATGGCGATCAAGAATTGGAAGCGCGCAATCGAGTTGGCTGTCGAATTAGAGTGCCCGATGTTTGTGTCCGAGTTCGGACGCGGGGGCTCGCCGAACCGTTCGCTCAACGACACGTCGGGTCTTCACCGCCCGGAAGTGTGCGAGGGGCAGTTCTTTCGTGCGATGGATATTTTGGTCCCTCTGCTTGAAAAAGAGGGGATCAAGCTGTCGCTTGAGGCGCACCCAGAGGACTGGGTCGAAGAAATTCATCCCGCCATCGACATCATCAAAACCATCAATTCGCCGATGGTTCGCGCGTCATTCATTGCGCCGCACACCTTCTTCTATGGCCCCAATATGGAAGCAAATTTGCGCGCAACCGCCGGTCTGTTGGAACATGTTCGTTTGGCCGACACCTATGATCACAACAAGTCATCTGAATTGCGCTACATCGTAAATCCACCAGAATCCAAAGTGCGCGTTCACCAGCATCTCGACTTTGGCCAAGGTGAAATAGACTGGGATCTGTTTTTCGCAATATTGGCCGAGATGAAATTCGACGGCGTGCTGTCAAACTGCGTGTTTGCCTGGGAAGACCGCGCCGAAGACAGTGCGCGGTTCATGCTCGCACAAACCAAACAGTATCTCGCAAAGCATTATAAATAA
- a CDS encoding ATP-binding cassette domain-containing protein — protein sequence MLDYSKSEIVLETRDLTKHYGGVHALEGANFKIHQGEHVAIMGDNGAGKSTFVRQITAVEQRTRGDIILHGEPTHFDGPIKAREAGIETVFQNLALADDLDVPSNLFLGREKVKFKLGPFSILDNKAMREATLAGLVKTGVKIPNILNSIQNMSGGQRQCVAIARTAAFHSKLTIMDEPTAALGVQETAQVENIIRTLKEQNEPVILISHNMRQVFDLMDRIVVFRRGRICANIKVDDALKPEDVVAYITGAKTGAEFPEAE from the coding sequence ATGTTGGATTACAGCAAGTCCGAAATCGTGCTGGAGACGCGCGATTTGACAAAACATTACGGCGGGGTTCATGCCCTCGAGGGAGCCAACTTTAAGATTCATCAAGGTGAGCATGTCGCCATAATGGGCGACAACGGGGCGGGTAAATCCACCTTCGTACGTCAAATCACCGCCGTCGAGCAGCGGACCCGGGGCGACATCATCCTCCACGGCGAACCGACGCATTTTGACGGACCGATCAAGGCACGAGAAGCGGGTATCGAGACAGTGTTCCAGAATCTCGCATTGGCGGATGACCTCGACGTTCCATCGAACCTGTTTTTGGGCCGTGAAAAGGTGAAATTCAAGCTTGGGCCGTTTTCGATCCTCGATAACAAAGCGATGCGCGAAGCGACGTTAGCTGGTCTGGTGAAGACAGGGGTGAAAATTCCCAACATTCTTAACTCGATCCAGAACATGTCGGGGGGGCAGCGCCAATGTGTGGCGATTGCCCGTACGGCTGCCTTCCATTCTAAGCTCACGATCATGGACGAGCCAACGGCCGCGCTCGGTGTGCAGGAAACTGCGCAGGTGGAGAACATCATTCGCACGCTCAAAGAGCAAAACGAGCCTGTGATCCTGATCAGCCACAATATGCGTCAGGTGTTTGACTTGATGGATCGGATCGTCGTGTTTCGTCGTGGCCGCATCTGCGCCAACATCAAGGTGGACGATGCGCTCAAGCCCGAAGACGTCGTAGCTTACATCACGGGTGCCAAAACTGGCGCAGAATTTCCCGAAGCCGAGTAG
- a CDS encoding ABC transporter permease produces MSKTLHGVGGLTFDDKKKARAPEWNVFFALVLIVVIFEGLGALLMGQSLLFDSADRFDSIFNEARLKIIILQVSIIGIIALGSTQVIILGGIDLSPGSIVGATAMVAMSFAQVAEFNGMENPSLVFGGVSDLPVIVPIAVGIVCGVIAGGINGVLIAYTKIPPFIATLGMMVFARGAAKWWSKGQPISFPTDSYAALGSGMTPVFIFIALAVLFHLVLKYTVYGKHTYAIGSNEQASRMSGIKVEHHKVLVYTIAGVLAALAAVVLSSKNLTAQAGMGTMYELDAIAMTVIGGVSLSGGRGSILGTVLGALIFGVIISGFTFLRLDAYYQEMVKGVIIVGAVVLDQYRQKRNAARM; encoded by the coding sequence ATGTCGAAAACATTGCACGGCGTAGGGGGATTGACCTTCGACGATAAGAAAAAAGCGCGCGCGCCTGAATGGAACGTGTTCTTTGCGCTGGTTCTGATCGTGGTTATTTTCGAGGGACTTGGGGCCTTGTTGATGGGTCAAAGCCTACTCTTCGATAGTGCTGACCGCTTTGACAGCATCTTCAACGAAGCGCGTTTGAAGATCATCATTCTTCAGGTATCTATCATTGGCATTATTGCACTTGGCTCAACCCAAGTCATCATTCTGGGTGGTATCGACCTGTCGCCTGGTTCGATTGTCGGCGCAACGGCCATGGTGGCAATGTCATTTGCACAGGTGGCCGAATTCAATGGCATGGAAAATCCCAGCTTGGTGTTCGGCGGTGTTTCCGACTTACCCGTCATTGTTCCAATCGCGGTTGGCATAGTGTGTGGTGTGATCGCCGGCGGTATCAACGGGGTGCTGATCGCCTACACGAAAATTCCGCCCTTTATCGCGACTTTGGGGATGATGGTGTTCGCGCGCGGCGCCGCCAAGTGGTGGTCCAAAGGCCAACCTATTTCTTTCCCGACCGACAGCTACGCTGCGCTCGGGTCGGGCATGACGCCGGTTTTCATATTCATCGCTCTGGCTGTCTTGTTCCACCTGGTTTTGAAGTACACGGTTTACGGCAAACACACATATGCCATTGGGTCCAATGAGCAGGCTAGCCGCATGTCCGGGATCAAAGTCGAACACCATAAAGTTCTCGTCTACACCATCGCGGGAGTCCTTGCCGCTCTAGCCGCGGTCGTGCTCTCGTCGAAAAACCTCACTGCGCAGGCCGGCATGGGTACCATGTACGAGCTCGATGCAATCGCTATGACCGTCATCGGTGGCGTGTCGCTCTCGGGTGGTCGTGGCTCTATCCTCGGCACGGTGCTTGGCGCTCTGATCTTTGGTGTCATCATCTCCGGTTTCACGTTCCTGCGCCTCGATGCCTATTATCAAGAAATGGTCAAAGGTGTGATCATCGTCGGTGCGGTTGTCCTCGATCAATATCGCCAAAAGCGCAATGCAGCACGGATGTAA
- a CDS encoding substrate-binding domain-containing protein — MKKTIIAAGVATMLASSASAASIGVSMALFDDNFLTVLRNGMIEMADGMDGVDIQVEDAQNDVAKQLDQINNFVASGVDAIIVNPVDTSATQAMTAAAEAAGVPLVYVNRQPINVDMLPDNQAFVASNEIESGTLETFEICKNLRAAGKGGGARAYVMMGELSNQAAVQRTKDIEDVLSMDMCSFIEVVDQQTANWSRDEAQDLMTNWLSSGEPFDALIANNDEMAIGAIQAMKAAGIDMDSVEVGGVDATADALAAMAAGDLDVTVFQNAAGQGAGALDAALKLAAGEDVDQKVYVPFELVTPANLGDYTK; from the coding sequence ATGAAAAAGACTATTATCGCGGCAGGTGTCGCTACCATGCTTGCCTCAAGCGCGTCCGCCGCGTCTATCGGTGTCTCCATGGCGCTGTTCGACGACAACTTCTTGACTGTTCTGCGCAACGGTATGATCGAGATGGCCGACGGTATGGACGGTGTAGACATTCAGGTCGAAGACGCTCAGAACGACGTGGCCAAACAGCTCGACCAAATCAACAACTTTGTTGCATCCGGTGTTGACGCGATCATCGTAAACCCTGTCGACACCTCCGCCACGCAGGCCATGACCGCCGCTGCTGAAGCCGCTGGCGTGCCGCTCGTCTACGTCAACCGTCAACCGATCAACGTCGATATGCTGCCCGACAACCAAGCTTTCGTTGCGTCCAACGAAATCGAATCCGGTACGTTGGAAACCTTCGAAATCTGCAAGAACCTGCGTGCTGCTGGCAAAGGCGGCGGTGCTCGTGCCTACGTGATGATGGGTGAGCTGTCCAACCAAGCGGCCGTTCAGCGCACCAAAGACATCGAAGACGTTCTTTCCATGGATATGTGCTCCTTCATCGAAGTCGTCGATCAGCAGACCGCAAACTGGTCCCGTGATGAAGCTCAGGATCTCATGACCAACTGGTTGTCCTCTGGTGAACCCTTCGACGCGCTGATCGCCAACAACGACGAAATGGCCATCGGCGCCATTCAGGCAATGAAAGCAGCGGGCATCGATATGGATTCCGTCGAGGTGGGCGGAGTTGACGCGACCGCAGACGCTCTCGCCGCAATGGCCGCAGGTGATCTCGACGTCACTGTGTTCCAGAACGCAGCAGGTCAGGGCGCAGGCGCTCTGGATGCCGCACTGAAACTGGCTGCTGGCGAAGATGTTGACCAGAAAGTCTACGTGCCGTTCGAGCTAGTGACACCCGCCAACCTCGGTGACTACACGAAGTAA
- a CDS encoding LacI family DNA-binding transcriptional regulator codes for MANRPTIKDIAREAGVGPATVDRVLNGRGTVREETVRKVAMAAHKVGYHASALFDRRLDSSVPQMTFGIVLHKGKQEFYQNFAAEIEQAVSERSDIRGRAVIRFSSAQTPEAFLDEIHAIAPKVDALASSAVNHQNITQEVQRLKERGIPTFALLNDFAQGVRENYLGLNNMQVGRLAGWMASTAARANGKFGVFVGGNRWHGHELRETGFRSFVRDSAPNFTVLDSLVNLETRQLTYEATLELLVRHPDLRGLYVAGGGMEGAIAALRETVRPHDVALVVNELTEDSRAALADGYVTMVISTPLRQLCVELVEMMVNAVKNGGAAVPGQAFLQPQLYLPESI; via the coding sequence ATGGCCAATCGCCCGACAATCAAGGACATCGCCCGAGAGGCAGGGGTCGGTCCTGCAACTGTGGACCGCGTGCTCAACGGGCGCGGCACGGTCCGCGAAGAAACGGTGCGCAAAGTGGCCATGGCGGCGCATAAGGTTGGATATCACGCTTCTGCCCTTTTTGACCGAAGGCTAGACTCTTCGGTTCCACAGATGACTTTTGGAATTGTGCTTCACAAAGGGAAGCAGGAATTCTATCAGAATTTCGCCGCCGAAATTGAGCAGGCCGTTTCTGAGCGCAGTGATATTCGCGGGCGGGCTGTAATTCGGTTTTCAAGTGCGCAAACGCCTGAGGCCTTCCTAGATGAAATCCATGCGATCGCACCCAAGGTGGATGCTTTGGCCAGTTCGGCCGTCAATCATCAGAACATTACGCAAGAGGTTCAACGGCTCAAAGAGAGAGGAATCCCCACCTTCGCCTTGCTCAACGACTTTGCCCAAGGCGTTCGTGAAAACTATCTTGGCCTTAACAACATGCAGGTTGGGCGTTTAGCGGGGTGGATGGCCTCGACTGCCGCGCGCGCAAACGGTAAGTTCGGTGTTTTTGTCGGAGGCAATCGCTGGCACGGTCACGAGCTACGCGAGACGGGATTTCGCAGCTTCGTGCGGGACAGTGCTCCGAACTTCACGGTGCTCGATTCATTGGTGAATCTCGAGACGCGGCAGTTGACTTATGAAGCGACTTTGGAACTGCTGGTCCGTCACCCTGATCTGCGTGGGCTCTATGTGGCGGGAGGTGGCATGGAAGGCGCGATTGCTGCGCTTCGTGAAACAGTTCGGCCTCACGACGTGGCTCTGGTGGTCAATGAGTTAACAGAAGACAGCCGTGCAGCACTTGCCGACGGCTATGTGACCATGGTGATCTCAACGCCGTTGCGGCAACTGTGTGTTGAGCTGGTGGAAATGATGGTGAACGCAGTAAAAAATGGCGGTGCGGCTGTGCCAGGACAAGCATTTTTACAGCCGCAGCTCTATCTGCCTGAGTCCATTTAG
- a CDS encoding LacI family DNA-binding transcriptional regulator, whose amino-acid sequence MVSKVTAADVAREAGVSPATVDRVLNNRGGVVTDKERRVIAAAKRLKLDRALDLRAARTLRVAAILQSDENPFHASLARAFSDQNRGVNPFNIQTRVFIADPSDPLKVYQTIQRAIAAHDAIITCLPDEDPIAVELDRFAEGGKPVIALATDIRAERAIYVGPDDYTGGRIAGDLMGRFVGPRGGDLMLIGGLWSMIGQAERRRGFEDVLAQRYPACRLVQAVESYERGERAGELAMQALASQKGIVGIYNASAGGVKVAEAIKRAERSDVVFITHELTEHRRALLKAGQIDAVLDQEPVLEVETALCVIAHHYGRRDGIVDYRTPIRVHLRET is encoded by the coding sequence ATGGTATCCAAGGTGACAGCAGCAGACGTGGCGCGGGAGGCGGGGGTGTCGCCCGCCACGGTGGACCGTGTGCTCAACAATCGAGGCGGCGTTGTCACGGATAAGGAACGGCGCGTTATTGCGGCAGCAAAGCGGTTGAAGCTGGACCGGGCGTTGGATTTGAGGGCAGCGCGGACTTTGCGGGTGGCCGCGATTTTACAGTCCGACGAGAACCCGTTTCACGCTTCACTCGCCCGCGCCTTTTCGGATCAGAACCGTGGGGTAAATCCGTTCAACATCCAAACGCGGGTCTTCATTGCGGATCCTTCGGATCCGTTGAAGGTCTATCAAACGATACAACGTGCGATTGCGGCTCATGATGCGATTATCACCTGTTTGCCCGACGAAGATCCCATTGCCGTTGAACTCGACCGATTTGCGGAAGGAGGAAAGCCTGTCATTGCCTTGGCCACGGACATCCGCGCCGAGCGTGCGATATATGTCGGGCCGGACGACTATACGGGCGGGCGCATCGCAGGCGATCTTATGGGGCGGTTTGTCGGGCCTCGGGGTGGAGACCTGATGCTGATTGGTGGCCTTTGGTCGATGATCGGACAGGCCGAGCGTCGACGTGGGTTCGAGGATGTACTGGCGCAGCGCTACCCAGCGTGTCGGCTCGTTCAAGCTGTAGAGAGCTATGAGAGGGGCGAAAGGGCAGGCGAGCTTGCGATGCAAGCGCTTGCGTCGCAAAAAGGGATCGTTGGCATCTACAACGCCTCGGCAGGAGGCGTCAAAGTTGCCGAAGCCATCAAGCGTGCAGAGCGCAGTGATGTCGTTTTTATTACCCATGAGTTGACCGAACACAGGCGGGCATTGTTGAAGGCGGGCCAGATCGATGCGGTGCTTGATCAAGAACCCGTTCTGGAGGTTGAAACGGCACTCTGTGTGATCGCGCATCACTACGGACGGCGCGACGGCATCGTGGATTACAGGACGCCGATCCGCGTGCATTTGCGCGAAACGTAA
- the iolG gene encoding inositol 2-dehydrogenase — MKKLACFGAGRIGQVHATNAAAQLGVALIYLVDPVDTPARTELAAHTGANITNTDTVFDDPSIDGILIASSTNSHGDLLMRAAKAGKAVFCEKPISLDFALTQQVMEAVEASGIPCMMGFQRRYDASFRAVHARIASGMSGSLEQLTMFSRDPSPPPRSYVETSGGMFRDSTIHDADMARFLLAEEIATVYAVGACLISDEIGVAGDVDTLMVTLTTVSGRMANITACRRGPMGYDQRLEALCAREVLNVENQTQTHMTVSSADGKRLAAPENYFIERFRQAYAAEMEAFVDLLENGKAPLAGIRDGYEAQRLVEAALQSYQTGVPVAFGADWTPQGGAA; from the coding sequence ATGAAAAAACTGGCTTGTTTCGGCGCGGGGCGTATAGGGCAGGTTCACGCAACCAATGCCGCCGCGCAACTGGGCGTTGCACTTATCTATCTCGTAGATCCGGTCGACACCCCTGCCCGCACGGAATTGGCCGCGCATACAGGAGCAAATATCACTAATACGGACACCGTTTTTGACGACCCGTCCATCGACGGCATCTTGATCGCCAGCTCAACCAATAGTCACGGTGATCTACTAATGCGCGCCGCCAAGGCAGGCAAAGCGGTGTTCTGCGAGAAACCGATCAGCCTCGACTTTGCGCTAACCCAGCAAGTTATGGAGGCCGTGGAGGCCTCAGGAATTCCTTGTATGATGGGGTTCCAGCGCCGCTATGACGCCAGTTTTCGCGCAGTGCACGCTCGTATTGCTTCTGGAATGTCGGGCTCGCTGGAACAGCTCACAATGTTCTCGCGTGACCCGTCCCCGCCCCCGCGCTCGTATGTGGAAACCTCGGGCGGTATGTTCCGCGACAGCACAATCCACGATGCAGACATGGCCCGCTTCCTGCTGGCCGAAGAAATTGCCACCGTCTACGCGGTCGGCGCATGCCTGATCAGCGATGAAATTGGTGTCGCAGGGGATGTGGATACGCTCATGGTTACCCTCACCACGGTGTCGGGCCGCATGGCCAATATCACCGCATGCCGCCGTGGCCCGATGGGCTACGACCAACGTCTGGAAGCACTCTGCGCGCGCGAGGTGTTGAACGTTGAAAACCAGACCCAGACCCATATGACTGTCTCGTCCGCAGACGGCAAACGCTTGGCCGCACCCGAAAACTACTTTATCGAACGCTTCCGGCAGGCCTATGCCGCCGAAATGGAAGCTTTCGTAGACCTGTTGGAAAACGGCAAGGCACCTTTAGCGGGTATTCGTGATGGCTATGAGGCGCAACGCCTCGTGGAGGCCGCACTCCAATCCTACCAAACGGGAGTGCCCGTTGCCTTCGGCGCGGATTGGACACCGCAGGGAGGTGCCGCATGA
- the iolE gene encoding myo-inosose-2 dehydratase has protein sequence MTALPQGVHLGVSPLSWSNDVLHDLGADIPVETCLTEAAQAGYAGVELGRKFPRDAKNLRPRLAAHDLSLVSGWYSGELAERSLDAEIHAVHAHASLLRDMGCSVLVYGEVAMMTGDAPLDVGMSTRTLMPRAAIAAYALRLTAFAIHLRDTYGLKLAYHHHLMMVAETLPEIQALMSACGTQVGLLLDTGHAAAAGFEYTDLIDGFADRITHIHLKDVRRDVMAAVRAGDLSFNGGVRAGMFTVPGDGCLDFAPLTRFVRESGYRGWLVIEAEQDPEKAPPLAAVTRGRNAILSAFQDS, from the coding sequence ATGACCGCCCTACCCCAAGGCGTCCATCTCGGCGTTAGCCCACTGTCGTGGAGCAATGATGTTCTGCATGATCTCGGCGCTGATATCCCCGTCGAAACCTGCTTGACGGAGGCCGCGCAGGCGGGCTACGCGGGCGTCGAACTGGGTCGCAAATTCCCGCGCGATGCAAAAAACCTTCGCCCACGGCTCGCTGCGCATGATCTCTCGCTTGTTTCGGGTTGGTATTCGGGGGAGTTGGCTGAGCGCTCGCTCGACGCGGAAATCCATGCCGTGCACGCACATGCCAGCCTTTTGCGGGACATGGGCTGCTCTGTGCTGGTCTATGGCGAGGTGGCGATGATGACGGGGGACGCCCCGCTCGATGTGGGTATGTCCACCCGCACGCTAATGCCGCGCGCCGCGATTGCCGCATATGCTCTGCGCCTGACCGCGTTTGCGATCCATCTACGTGACACGTACGGGCTTAAACTGGCCTATCATCACCACCTGATGATGGTCGCCGAAACCCTGCCGGAAATTCAGGCGCTTATGTCCGCGTGCGGGACACAGGTCGGTCTATTGCTCGACACAGGCCATGCCGCAGCAGCTGGGTTCGAGTACACCGATTTGATCGACGGCTTCGCGGATCGCATAACCCATATCCACCTAAAGGACGTGCGACGCGACGTAATGGCCGCGGTCCGTGCGGGCGATCTGAGTTTCAACGGCGGGGTGCGCGCAGGCATGTTCACTGTTCCGGGGGATGGTTGCCTAGACTTTGCCCCGCTCACCCGCTTCGTCCGCGAAAGCGGCTATAGGGGCTGGCTGGTGATTGAGGCCGAACAGGACCCCGAAAAGGCCCCGCCACTCGCCGCCGTCACGCGCGGCCGAAACGCCATCCTTTCCGCATTCCAAGATTCGTGA
- a CDS encoding Gfo/Idh/MocA family protein, with amino-acid sequence MTKTLNIGLIGSGFMGQAHADAFRRAEMLYPDLPAKPRLYMLADATHALADKAAARFGFEKATGDWRTLVADPQVDVVDITSPNFLHFDMAMAAIEAGKHVYCEKPLSVTVAQAEAMTTAAQKAGVKTMVAFNNVKTPAAMLAKQIIERGEIGTPTRFRGWFDQGFFNDPDLPFSWRCAREQAGSGALGDLGSHVISVAQYLMGDITETIAQTQTYFPTRPEPQGQSGYSAKAAENAPRRAVENEDQIQTMIRFASGAGGTIEASRISAGKVFGIYWEVSGTTGTIIMDGERFNEIKLARYDDDKRDRGFKTLLAGSQVPQFSAFFPFDFAGGGLGYFDVKVIEIRDLIDGICSDGPCTPDFGFGLTNQRIVEAMERSLDTKTWETV; translated from the coding sequence ATGACAAAGACCCTCAACATCGGCCTGATCGGATCGGGCTTTATGGGCCAAGCCCACGCCGACGCCTTCCGCCGCGCCGAAATGCTCTATCCAGATCTGCCCGCCAAGCCGCGCCTCTATATGCTGGCGGATGCGACACATGCGCTTGCCGACAAGGCCGCCGCGCGCTTCGGTTTCGAAAAAGCAACGGGGGACTGGCGCACCCTTGTTGCCGACCCCCAAGTAGACGTGGTCGACATCACCTCGCCCAATTTCCTGCACTTCGACATGGCCATGGCGGCGATTGAGGCGGGCAAGCACGTCTATTGCGAAAAGCCGCTGTCCGTCACCGTAGCACAGGCCGAGGCCATGACCACCGCCGCGCAAAAAGCTGGCGTAAAGACCATGGTCGCTTTCAACAACGTGAAGACACCTGCCGCGATGCTGGCCAAACAGATCATCGAACGCGGAGAGATCGGCACGCCGACGCGCTTTCGCGGATGGTTTGATCAAGGGTTCTTCAATGATCCCGACCTGCCTTTTTCTTGGCGTTGCGCGCGCGAACAGGCGGGATCGGGCGCTTTGGGAGATCTCGGCTCCCATGTCATTTCCGTAGCCCAGTATCTGATGGGCGACATCACCGAAACCATTGCGCAGACCCAGACCTATTTCCCGACCCGCCCCGAGCCGCAGGGTCAATCGGGCTATAGTGCCAAAGCCGCCGAGAATGCGCCCCGCCGCGCGGTAGAAAATGAGGATCAGATCCAGACCATGATCCGCTTTGCCTCGGGCGCGGGCGGCACCATCGAGGCAAGCCGCATCAGCGCGGGCAAGGTCTTCGGCATCTACTGGGAGGTTTCTGGGACCACGGGCACAATCATCATGGACGGCGAGCGGTTCAACGAGATCAAACTCGCCCGCTATGACGACGACAAGCGCGATCGTGGTTTCAAAACCCTACTCGCGGGCAGTCAGGTGCCCCAATTTTCTGCATTTTTTCCATTCGACTTTGCCGGAGGCGGGCTTGGATACTTTGACGTCAAGGTCATTGAGATTCGCGACTTGATTGATGGCATCTGCTCGGACGGGCCGTGCACCCCCGACTTTGGCTTTGGCCTAACAAATCAGCGTATTGTCGAAGCTATGGAACGTTCACTCGACACCAAAACATGGGAGACCGTTTGA
- a CDS encoding Gfo/Idh/MocA family protein, whose translation MPFPSTLPASRIPDPMDAPPLRWGVLGSGWIARQFIASTRAHTLQVFHAVGSRSREKAESFAEEWNIAIAHASYEALVCDPDVDVIYVTTPHNMHFAHVKLALEAGKHVLVEKPMTMTYAQGKELAGLAQTKRLFLAEALWTYFLPKFDVLQQVFDSGCLGEIKSIHTEYGEYFARDHRIFEPKLAGGPLLDLGTYPLSLITKLMGVPTRMAGLKQMDQSGVHGQISLVMENMSGNQATLATTLYGLTPTNAAIVGTLGTVQFRSEFNLPGPFRILSADGSIVLDYNEPRGRHFEGLFYEAAEVARCIAEGKTQTDCRPLSQTLNMLEALDKIVETLSIDYSASV comes from the coding sequence ATGCCTTTTCCAAGCACCCTTCCCGCCTCGCGCATTCCCGATCCAATGGACGCCCCACCGCTAAGATGGGGCGTGCTTGGGTCAGGTTGGATTGCCAGACAGTTCATCGCCTCGACCCGCGCCCATACACTGCAAGTCTTTCACGCCGTCGGATCGCGCTCCCGCGAGAAGGCCGAGAGCTTTGCCGAAGAATGGAATATTGCGATTGCCCATGCCAGCTATGAGGCTTTGGTCTGCGATCCGGATGTCGATGTGATCTACGTGACCACGCCGCATAACATGCACTTCGCCCATGTCAAACTGGCCTTGGAAGCGGGTAAACATGTGCTCGTCGAAAAGCCGATGACGATGACTTATGCGCAGGGCAAAGAGCTGGCCGGTCTGGCTCAGACCAAGCGGCTGTTTTTAGCGGAGGCTCTCTGGACCTATTTCCTACCAAAATTCGACGTGTTGCAGCAGGTTTTCGATAGCGGATGCCTTGGCGAGATCAAGTCTATCCATACCGAATACGGCGAATATTTCGCCCGCGACCATCGTATTTTTGAACCCAAACTTGCAGGTGGGCCATTGCTTGATCTGGGCACCTATCCGCTTTCGCTAATCACCAAGCTGATGGGGGTGCCGACACGGATGGCGGGGCTCAAGCAGATGGATCAAAGCGGCGTGCACGGTCAGATTTCATTGGTGATGGAAAACATGTCGGGCAATCAAGCCACTCTTGCCACCACGCTCTACGGGCTCACCCCAACCAATGCCGCGATTGTCGGCACATTGGGCACGGTCCAATTCAGATCGGAGTTCAACCTACCCGGACCGTTCCGGATTCTGTCCGCGGACGGCTCGATCGTGCTTGACTACAACGAGCCGCGCGGGCGGCATTTCGAAGGGCTGTTCTATGAGGCCGCCGAAGTGGCCCGTTGCATCGCGGAGGGCAAAACCCAGACCGATTGCCGACCGCTGTCTCAGACACTAAACATGCTCGAAGCCCTAGACAAAATCGTCGAAACGCTCAGCATTGACTATAGCGCTTCAGTCTAG